The Gillisia sp. Hel_I_86 genome has a segment encoding these proteins:
- the ilvD gene encoding dihydroxy-acid dehydratase, which translates to MDNKHSQILTQNDSNPAAQAMLHAIGLTKEDFKKPFVGIASTGYEGNPCNMHLNDLAKLVKEGCNSNKMVGLIFNTIGVSDGISMGTPGMRYSLPSRDLIADSMETVVQAMSYDAMITVVGCDKNMPGALMAMLRVNRPAILVYGGTIASGCHKGKKLDVVSAFEAWGAKVAGDISDEDYDSVIEKACPGAGACGGMYTANTMASTIEALGMALPYNSSNPAIGNEKKNESIEAGKAIRLLIEKDIKPKDIVTRKSMENAIRLLTVLGGSTNAVLHYLAIAKAAEVEFGMDDFEKICDSTPFLADLKPSGKYLMEDVHRVGGIPAVLKYMLKKGMLHGDCLTVTGKTLAENLEHVPDLDEGQDVIHPINNPIKKTGHIRILYGNLATEGSVAKITGKEGLKFKGKAKVYNSEYEANDGISEGKVSKGDVIVIRFEGPKGGPGMPEMLKPTAAIMGAKLGKDVALITDGRFSGGTHGFVVGHITPEAQEGGLIAFLKDGDEITINAENNTISVALSDSEIESRRKNWEAPALKFNKGVLYKYAKTVSSASQGCVTDEF; encoded by the coding sequence ATGGATAATAAACATAGTCAGATTTTAACACAAAACGATTCCAACCCAGCAGCTCAGGCCATGTTACATGCCATCGGCTTAACAAAGGAAGATTTTAAAAAGCCTTTTGTGGGAATTGCCAGTACCGGTTATGAAGGGAATCCTTGTAATATGCACCTTAACGATCTAGCCAAATTGGTTAAAGAAGGTTGTAACTCCAATAAAATGGTGGGTCTCATCTTCAATACCATCGGTGTAAGCGATGGAATTTCTATGGGAACCCCGGGAATGAGATATTCTCTGCCCTCCCGAGATCTAATTGCAGACTCTATGGAAACCGTGGTTCAAGCAATGTCTTATGACGCTATGATCACGGTGGTGGGCTGCGATAAAAACATGCCCGGAGCTTTAATGGCAATGTTGCGGGTTAACCGTCCGGCAATTTTGGTATATGGTGGTACTATAGCTTCCGGATGCCATAAAGGTAAAAAACTGGATGTGGTTTCAGCATTTGAAGCATGGGGAGCAAAGGTGGCCGGGGATATTAGCGACGAAGACTATGACAGTGTAATAGAAAAAGCATGTCCGGGAGCTGGAGCATGTGGAGGAATGTACACAGCAAATACGATGGCTTCTACTATTGAAGCTTTGGGAATGGCACTGCCTTACAACTCATCTAATCCTGCTATTGGCAATGAAAAGAAAAATGAAAGTATAGAAGCCGGAAAGGCAATACGCTTATTAATAGAAAAGGACATAAAACCAAAGGATATAGTTACCAGAAAATCTATGGAAAATGCCATAAGATTACTTACGGTACTTGGAGGCTCTACGAATGCCGTGCTGCATTATTTAGCAATAGCGAAAGCAGCAGAAGTTGAATTTGGAATGGACGATTTCGAAAAAATATGCGATTCCACTCCTTTTTTGGCTGATCTAAAACCTAGTGGGAAATATCTTATGGAAGATGTACATAGGGTTGGCGGGATCCCTGCCGTTCTTAAATATATGCTGAAAAAAGGAATGCTTCATGGGGATTGCCTAACAGTAACCGGAAAGACATTGGCAGAAAATCTGGAGCATGTTCCAGATTTAGATGAGGGACAAGATGTGATCCATCCAATTAATAATCCTATTAAGAAAACCGGGCACATCCGCATCCTATACGGGAATTTGGCTACAGAAGGATCTGTAGCTAAGATCACGGGAAAAGAAGGCTTGAAATTTAAAGGAAAAGCAAAGGTTTATAATTCTGAATATGAAGCCAATGACGGAATTTCAGAAGGAAAAGTAAGCAAAGGAGATGTAATAGTGATCCGTTTTGAAGGGCCAAAAGGGGGGCCTGGAATGCCTGAAATGCTGAAACCAACTGCTGCAATAATGGGAGCAAAATTAGGAAAAGACGTAGCCCTAATTACCGATGGAAGATTTTCCGGAGGGACTCATGGGTTTGTGGTAGGTCACATTACCCCTGAAGCTCAGGAAGGCGGATTAATAGCATTCCTTAAGGATGGAGATGAGATCACTATAAATGCCGAAAACAATACTATTAGTGTGGCCTTAAGTGATTCAGAAATAGAGAGCAGGAGAAAAAATTGGGAGGCACCAGCACTTAAATTCAATAAAGGGGTGCTTTACAAATATGCAAAAACAGTTTCCTCTGCCTCGCAGGGATGTGTTACAGATGAATTTTAA
- a CDS encoding aldehyde dehydrogenase, producing MKNNIDEVLKSQEIFFNNGNTLKIEDRIKKLQLLAKEIESAEDQICAALYSDFKKPVFESVLSETAFILSELQYIVKKLKKWARPKKVSSSLINFPSSDYIYSEPYGKCLIIAPWNYPFQLAISPIMGAIAAGNTVVLKPSELTPNTSKILEELLQKVFPADWVSVIQGGVEVSQELLTKKWDYVFFTGSVSVGKIVAQAIAPHLTPSTLELGGKSPCIIHKSAKVQLAAKRIVWGKFLNAGQTCIAPDYILIDSSIKKEFIDAVQKEVKSAYGTNPKDSPDFARIINEKNFDRLSKMLIAEMCPIGGHLDKEQLYMAPTLIEEPALTSKVMEDEIFGPILPVLSFYSEEQMAGIMANYSKPLALYVFSEDRKYSEEILGKYSFGGGAINDVVIQIANKKMPFGGVGSSGSGAYHGKHSFDTFSHKKSITKRGTWLDVPLRYAPYGNKVGLISKIMKKL from the coding sequence ATGAAAAATAATATTGATGAGGTTCTCAAATCCCAAGAAATTTTCTTCAATAATGGCAATACCCTAAAAATTGAAGATCGAATAAAAAAGCTTCAACTTCTCGCAAAGGAAATCGAAAGTGCTGAAGATCAAATTTGCGCAGCATTGTATTCAGATTTTAAAAAGCCTGTTTTTGAAAGCGTGTTAAGCGAAACCGCTTTTATCCTTAGTGAGCTTCAATACATTGTTAAAAAATTGAAAAAATGGGCAAGGCCAAAAAAGGTTTCCAGTTCGCTAATAAATTTTCCTTCTTCAGATTATATCTATTCTGAACCTTATGGGAAATGTCTTATTATAGCCCCTTGGAACTATCCTTTTCAGCTTGCTATTTCACCAATTATGGGAGCTATTGCCGCCGGTAACACAGTTGTGCTCAAGCCCAGTGAATTGACCCCGAATACTTCTAAAATCTTGGAAGAGCTATTACAAAAAGTTTTTCCGGCAGATTGGGTATCTGTGATCCAAGGAGGCGTTGAGGTTTCTCAAGAATTGCTGACTAAAAAGTGGGATTATGTTTTCTTTACCGGAAGCGTTTCGGTTGGGAAAATTGTGGCCCAAGCTATTGCACCGCATCTTACTCCCTCCACACTGGAATTGGGAGGGAAAAGCCCTTGTATTATTCATAAAAGCGCAAAAGTGCAACTTGCAGCAAAACGAATTGTTTGGGGAAAATTTCTAAATGCTGGTCAAACCTGCATAGCGCCAGATTATATCCTTATAGATTCCTCTATTAAAAAGGAATTTATAGATGCTGTACAAAAAGAGGTCAAATCTGCATACGGAACCAACCCAAAGGATTCGCCTGATTTTGCCCGAATAATAAACGAAAAGAATTTTGACCGGTTATCCAAAATGCTAATTGCTGAAATGTGCCCAATTGGAGGGCATCTGGATAAAGAGCAATTATATATGGCTCCCACTCTAATAGAGGAACCTGCACTAACAAGCAAGGTGATGGAAGATGAGATTTTTGGGCCTATCCTTCCGGTTTTAAGTTTTTATTCCGAAGAACAAATGGCAGGTATAATGGCCAACTATTCTAAACCCCTCGCCCTATATGTGTTTTCTGAAGATAGGAAATATTCAGAAGAAATATTAGGGAAGTATAGTTTTGGAGGTGGTGCAATTAACGATGTAGTAATCCAGATAGCAAATAAAAAAATGCCATTTGGAGGCGTTGGAAGCAGTGGAAGTGGTGCTTATCACGGCAAACACTCTTTTGATACCTTTTCCCATAAAAAAAGTATAACAAAAAGGGGGACATGGTTGGATGTTCCCCTTAGATATGCCCCTTACGGCAATAAAGTAGGTTTAATAAGTAAGATCATGAAGAAACTTTAA
- a CDS encoding carbon-nitrogen hydrolase family protein, with product MLDSATIELRNLRVKDYEEFKKSMVKVYSSLSNAYWSKADIKTLVNKFPDGQFCIIMDGKIAGCALSMIVDYNKYDDDHKYEDIIGGHEFANHTKDGDVLYGIDVFIHPDYRGMRLGRRLYEARKELCEQLNLKSIIFGGRIPNFKEYAEELTPKKYIEKVKLKEIHDPVLSFQLSNDFHVKKIIKGYLPGDHESMEFATLMEWHNIYYTKPEKLINTMKKVVRLGLVQWQMRLFKDYDSLVEQIEFFVDAVSDYQSDFILFPELFNAPLMAQFNHLNEAEAIRGLSSYTDRLLETFRNFAINYNINIITGSMPQAVGEHMHNVGFLCRRDGSVERYEKLHITPAEESAWGMKGGTQLRTFDTDCGKIGVLICYDVEFPELPRLLAEDGMNILFVPFMTDTQNGYSRVKICAQARAVENECYVAVAGSVGNLPKVNNMDIQYSQSAVFTPSDFAFPVNGIKAEATPNTESTLLVDVDLDLLKELHSFGSVRNMKDRRLDLYSLKKKNIKVSS from the coding sequence GTGTTAGATTCAGCCACAATAGAATTAAGAAATTTACGAGTTAAGGATTACGAAGAATTCAAAAAATCAATGGTCAAGGTGTACAGTTCCTTATCTAACGCATATTGGAGCAAGGCAGATATAAAAACCTTGGTCAACAAATTTCCCGATGGTCAATTTTGCATTATAATGGACGGTAAAATTGCGGGATGCGCGCTTTCCATGATCGTGGATTACAATAAATACGATGACGATCATAAATATGAAGATATCATTGGCGGGCATGAATTCGCCAACCATACAAAGGATGGAGATGTGCTTTATGGAATAGATGTTTTTATCCATCCAGATTATAGAGGGATGAGGCTTGGGCGAAGGCTCTATGAAGCAAGAAAAGAACTTTGCGAACAACTCAATCTAAAATCCATTATTTTTGGGGGCAGGATTCCAAATTTTAAGGAATATGCAGAGGAACTTACTCCTAAAAAATATATAGAGAAGGTAAAATTAAAGGAGATCCACGATCCAGTGCTTTCCTTTCAGTTATCCAACGATTTCCATGTAAAAAAGATTATTAAAGGCTACCTGCCAGGAGATCATGAGAGTATGGAATTTGCCACTTTAATGGAATGGCACAACATTTATTATACAAAGCCGGAGAAGCTAATCAACACCATGAAAAAGGTGGTTAGGCTGGGCTTGGTACAATGGCAAATGCGTTTGTTCAAGGATTACGACTCTTTGGTAGAGCAAATAGAATTTTTTGTGGATGCCGTTAGCGATTACCAATCAGATTTTATTTTGTTTCCAGAATTGTTCAATGCTCCCTTAATGGCGCAATTCAACCATTTAAATGAAGCCGAAGCCATTCGTGGACTTTCAAGCTATACAGATAGGTTGCTGGAAACCTTTAGAAACTTTGCCATCAATTACAATATAAACATCATCACCGGAAGTATGCCACAGGCTGTGGGGGAACATATGCATAATGTTGGTTTTTTATGCCGAAGGGATGGAAGTGTGGAACGTTATGAAAAACTCCATATCACTCCCGCCGAAGAATCTGCGTGGGGAATGAAAGGTGGTACGCAACTAAGAACTTTCGATACCGATTGTGGTAAAATTGGGGTCCTTATTTGCTACGATGTGGAATTCCCGGAATTGCCAAGATTATTGGCAGAAGATGGGATGAATATCCTTTTTGTTCCTTTTATGACAGATACCCAAAACGGATATTCCCGGGTAAAAATTTGTGCACAGGCAAGGGCGGTAGAGAACGAATGTTATGTTGCTGTTGCGGGATCTGTAGGAAACTTGCCAAAAGTCAACAACATGGATATCCAGTATTCGCAATCTGCCGTATTTACGCCATCTGACTTTGCTTTTCCGGTAAACGGAATTAAAGCTGAAGCAACACCGAATACCGAAAGTACATTGCTGGTAGATGTAGATCTGGATCTTTTAAAAGAATTGCACAGTTTTGGAAGTGTAAGAAATATGAAGGATCGAAGGTTGGATCTTTATTCCTTGAAAAAGAAGAACATTAAAGTTTCTTCATGA
- a CDS encoding response regulator has protein sequence MKKTIIIVDDHTLFAQSLQGLVNSFQEYEVLAILKNGKELVHYFDANHKRPDILLLDIRMPIKDGIDTMAWLKEHFPEQKTLALTMEHDEEIIIKMVRLGCRGYLLKDIEPEEFLYALQSVATSGYYFSKEIEEVLDHPATKKYGDLSTREMEFLNYACSEKTYKEVAEEMNLSPKTIDGYRESLFSKLRVKSRVGMVLFAVKNGIVKI, from the coding sequence ATGAAAAAAACGATAATAATCGTTGACGATCACACGTTGTTTGCACAATCTCTTCAAGGCCTTGTAAATTCTTTTCAGGAATATGAGGTATTGGCAATTCTAAAGAATGGTAAAGAGCTAGTACACTATTTTGATGCAAATCATAAAAGGCCGGATATTTTGTTATTGGATATTAGAATGCCTATTAAGGATGGAATCGACACGATGGCTTGGTTAAAAGAACATTTCCCGGAACAAAAGACTTTGGCGCTTACTATGGAACATGATGAAGAGATCATCATTAAAATGGTGCGATTGGGGTGTAGAGGATATTTACTTAAGGATATAGAGCCAGAAGAATTTTTATATGCACTGCAATCAGTTGCAACAAGTGGATATTACTTTAGTAAGGAAATAGAAGAGGTGTTGGACCATCCTGCCACTAAGAAATATGGCGATCTTAGTACTCGCGAAATGGAATTCCTAAACTATGCCTGTTCAGAAAAAACATATAAAGAGGTTGCTGAAGAAATGAATTTAAGCCCCAAAACCATAGATGGGTATAGGGAAAGCCTGTTTTCCAAACTCCGGGTAAAAAGTAGGGTGGGGATGGTGCTTTTTGCAGTAAAGAATGGTATTGTGAAAATTTAG
- a CDS encoding sensor histidine kinase gives MLAKEELLLIVYFIVVILFLTSFAIIFFITFQKRKNKLLLEKFEAETRFENELAQSKIEIQEQTLKNVSWELHDNIGQLLSVANMQLNILSGSVDASAKQSIKDIKEVVSNSLQEVRSLSKSLNNEVVGYSGIEASIKNELLRFERLNNLETELSSTGEAIEIIVKDSIILFRIIQEFFSNAIKHSKATKLEVFINYLPEELHLKIKDNGVGFNIREVTKSSGLLNMESRASLINTDFSLNSSPGNGTSLSLHYPIKIFPYEKNDNNR, from the coding sequence ATGCTTGCCAAGGAAGAACTTTTATTAATTGTTTACTTTATCGTGGTCATTTTATTCTTGACCAGTTTTGCTATTATTTTCTTTATCACATTTCAGAAGCGCAAAAATAAATTACTGCTGGAAAAATTCGAGGCAGAGACCCGATTTGAAAATGAATTGGCACAATCCAAGATCGAAATCCAAGAACAAACCCTTAAAAATGTTAGTTGGGAACTGCACGATAATATAGGCCAATTACTTTCTGTGGCCAATATGCAGCTTAATATATTATCGGGCAGTGTGGATGCTTCAGCAAAACAATCTATAAAAGATATCAAAGAAGTAGTTTCCAATTCGTTACAGGAGGTAAGATCCCTGTCCAAATCCCTTAATAATGAGGTTGTGGGATATAGCGGAATCGAGGCTTCCATTAAAAATGAATTGTTAAGGTTTGAACGTCTGAATAATCTTGAAACAGAACTTAGCAGTACAGGTGAAGCAATTGAAATTATAGTCAAGGATTCCATCATACTTTTTAGGATTATTCAGGAATTTTTTTCCAATGCTATAAAGCACTCCAAAGCGACAAAATTGGAAGTTTTTATAAATTACCTGCCAGAAGAATTGCATTTAAAAATAAAAGATAATGGCGTAGGCTTCAATATAAGGGAAGTAACCAAAAGCTCCGGACTCTTAAATATGGAGAGTCGAGCATCGCTTATAAATACCGATTTCTCTTTGAACTCTAGCCCTGGCAATGGAACTTCTTTGTCCTTACACTATCCAATTAAAATTTTCCCCTATGAAAAAAACGATAATAATCGTTGA
- a CDS encoding biotin-dependent carboxyltransferase family protein, whose amino-acid sequence MGEIEVLYPGLYSSIQDLGRHDFRRFGVPQSGAMDSYAAKNANLMLSNLEAHPILEITQLGPQLKFYEPTQIAICGAYLNPKINDSLVLNNKVLSIEKGDILSFGKRNNACRAYIAIAGGFNSKKILESYSWYNGITQKQMLQKGDIIRYSRLERPLHGLNAAVKVPDEYLRKCGIKVFTGPEYGLLSIFQKKLLFDSKFHLDVHNNRMALQLKEPLENNLTPIITGPVLPGTVQLTPSGKLIVLMRDCQTTGGYPRILQLSEDGINIIAQKVVGEPLNFQLFEIK is encoded by the coding sequence ATGGGTGAAATTGAAGTTTTATATCCGGGACTATACTCTTCAATTCAAGATTTGGGCAGGCATGATTTTCGAAGATTTGGAGTGCCTCAAAGTGGGGCGATGGATTCTTATGCAGCAAAAAACGCAAACCTTATGTTGTCCAATTTGGAGGCTCATCCAATTTTAGAAATCACCCAGTTGGGACCTCAATTAAAATTTTATGAACCTACCCAAATTGCAATATGTGGTGCTTATTTGAACCCCAAAATTAATGATAGCCTTGTTTTGAACAATAAGGTTCTTTCAATTGAAAAAGGGGATATATTATCTTTTGGGAAAAGAAATAATGCTTGCAGGGCATATATTGCAATTGCCGGCGGTTTCAATTCAAAAAAAATACTGGAAAGTTATAGCTGGTATAATGGAATTACCCAAAAGCAGATGTTGCAAAAAGGGGATATAATTAGGTATTCTAGATTAGAACGACCCTTGCATGGTTTAAATGCAGCGGTTAAAGTGCCCGATGAATATTTAAGGAAATGTGGGATCAAAGTTTTTACAGGACCGGAATATGGATTGTTGTCCATTTTTCAGAAAAAGTTGCTTTTTGACTCGAAATTCCATTTGGATGTCCATAACAATAGGATGGCGCTTCAGCTTAAGGAACCTTTGGAAAATAATTTAACTCCCATTATTACGGGGCCGGTACTCCCTGGTACTGTACAATTAACCCCTTCTGGTAAATTGATAGTTTTAATGCGCGATTGCCAAACTACCGGAGGATATCCAAGGATTTTACAACTTAGTGAAGATGGCATAAATATAATTGCACAAAAAGTTGTGGGAGAACCACTTAATTTTCAACTGTTTGAAATAAAATAA
- the pxpB gene encoding 5-oxoprolinase subunit PxpB — MKQEYPQIKPMGERAILINFEPEINENSLKKLLNLKKLIETGIIEDKVEVINTYHSLLIVYVYAIENIYDKVSALKALVSKANIGKNIDSRIYHIPVCYEEEFGLDLELISSENKLKISEIIHLHTSPVYTVYFIGFLPGFLYLGGLDKKLQISRKASPRMKVEKGAVGIGENQTGIYPQSSPGGWQIIGNSPVDFFDKNTYPPCVILPGDKVKFYSIGKSEFLQIFEDVGRGEFELKSEKHHG, encoded by the coding sequence ATGAAGCAGGAATATCCTCAAATAAAACCGATGGGCGAAAGGGCTATCTTGATCAATTTTGAACCAGAAATCAATGAAAATTCACTAAAAAAGCTTCTGAACCTTAAAAAGTTAATAGAAACTGGCATAATTGAAGATAAGGTTGAGGTAATTAATACATATCACTCGTTACTAATTGTTTACGTATATGCGATAGAAAATATCTATGATAAGGTTTCAGCACTAAAAGCCCTTGTTTCCAAGGCTAATATAGGAAAAAATATCGACTCACGGATCTATCATATCCCAGTATGTTATGAGGAAGAATTTGGACTGGATCTTGAGCTGATTTCAAGCGAAAATAAATTGAAGATTTCAGAAATAATCCATCTTCATACTTCTCCAGTTTATACCGTTTATTTTATAGGTTTTTTGCCCGGATTTTTATACTTGGGTGGCCTTGATAAGAAGCTTCAAATTTCAAGAAAAGCAAGCCCAAGAATGAAGGTGGAAAAAGGGGCTGTGGGCATAGGTGAAAACCAGACTGGAATCTATCCACAATCCAGTCCGGGCGGATGGCAAATAATAGGAAATTCCCCCGTGGATTTTTTTGATAAAAACACCTATCCTCCTTGTGTGATCTTGCCAGGGGATAAAGTGAAATTTTACTCGATCGGCAAGTCTGAATTCTTGCAAATATTTGAAGATGTAGGACGTGGTGAATTTGAATTAAAAAGCGAAAAACATCATGGGTGA
- the pxpA gene encoding 5-oxoprolinase subunit PxpA, giving the protein MKTIHINCDLGEGGKYDAQLMPHISACNIACGGHAGDAETMLKTVSLAMENKVEIGAHPSYPDRENFGRQSLDISEKELKRSIQEQLFLLAEIVKKQGGKLTHIKPHGALYNDAARDEKIAQTVLDAILESGLDLMLYAPENSMISRLAEGKIPVLFEAFADRNYNPNFSLVSRAKNNALITQKEAVFKHLYSMFFKGEIVCEKSIKIPSRAATFCLHSDTPNSVEILEYLVEKFHALNIKITKP; this is encoded by the coding sequence ATGAAAACAATTCATATTAACTGCGATCTAGGGGAGGGCGGAAAGTATGATGCCCAATTAATGCCACATATCTCGGCTTGTAATATTGCGTGTGGGGGGCATGCCGGGGATGCCGAAACGATGCTGAAAACAGTTTCCTTGGCTATGGAAAATAAGGTGGAAATTGGAGCGCATCCTTCTTACCCCGATAGGGAAAATTTTGGAAGACAGTCTTTGGATATTTCAGAAAAGGAACTCAAAAGATCTATCCAAGAACAGCTTTTTTTGCTTGCCGAAATAGTAAAAAAACAAGGTGGAAAATTAACACATATCAAACCTCATGGAGCACTTTATAATGATGCTGCAAGGGACGAAAAAATAGCTCAAACCGTCTTGGATGCTATCTTGGAATCTGGATTGGATTTAATGCTTTACGCACCAGAAAATTCGATGATTTCCAGATTGGCAGAAGGGAAAATCCCGGTGCTATTTGAAGCTTTTGCAGATAGGAATTACAACCCAAATTTCAGTTTGGTTTCGAGAGCAAAAAACAATGCATTGATCACTCAAAAGGAGGCCGTTTTCAAACATCTTTATTCGATGTTTTTTAAGGGTGAAATAGTCTGTGAAAAGAGCATAAAAATTCCTTCAAGAGCAGCTACTTTTTGTCTTCATAGCGATACTCCGAATTCGGTGGAAATACTTGAATATTTAGTTGAAAAATTCCACGCCCTGAATATTAAAATAACAAAGCCATGA